In Methylomonas sp. MK1, the following are encoded in one genomic region:
- a CDS encoding EamA family transporter: protein MNAKIWAALLAVYLVWGSTYLMIRFVVETLPPFLSAGMRFVVSGVILLAWRRLAGDASPTLRQWRSAAIVGTLLLLGGNGLVCWAEQTVPSGVAALIIGAVPMFLVIADALRPNGVRPTLRVLIGLVIGFIGIYLLVGPSVFSDGMPLNMSGVVALLLASLLWAVGSIYSKTADLPKTALMTTGAEMLAGGFALLVVSVLSEQWSIFSLTQVSTDSWLALVYLIVFGSMIGFASYAWLLQNAPISLVATYAYVNPLVAVFLGNWFVQEPLTPRILSASTVIIGAIIFMNSEHSSRVKPAAARGVSK from the coding sequence ATGAATGCGAAGATTTGGGCGGCGTTGTTGGCCGTTTATCTGGTGTGGGGATCGACTTATTTGATGATCCGTTTTGTGGTCGAGACGCTGCCGCCATTTTTGTCGGCCGGAATGCGTTTTGTGGTGTCCGGCGTCATTTTGCTGGCTTGGCGGCGTCTGGCCGGCGATGCCTCGCCGACTTTGCGGCAGTGGCGTTCAGCCGCCATTGTCGGCACTTTGTTATTGCTCGGCGGCAACGGTTTGGTCTGTTGGGCCGAACAAACCGTTCCGTCCGGTGTCGCCGCGCTGATCATCGGTGCCGTGCCTATGTTTCTGGTGATTGCCGACGCACTCAGGCCTAACGGCGTCAGACCTACGCTACGCGTATTGATCGGCCTGGTCATTGGTTTTATCGGAATTTACCTGCTAGTCGGTCCGTCGGTGTTTTCGGACGGCATGCCGTTAAACATGTCCGGTGTGGTGGCGCTATTGCTCGCCAGTTTGCTTTGGGCCGTTGGTTCTATCTATAGCAAGACCGCGGATTTGCCGAAGACGGCGCTGATGACAACCGGCGCGGAAATGCTGGCCGGGGGATTTGCGTTGTTGGTTGTCAGTGTTCTAAGCGAACAATGGAGCATCTTCAGTCTTACCCAGGTATCGACCGACTCATGGCTGGCCTTGGTGTATCTGATAGTGTTTGGCTCGATGATCGGTTTCGCATCTTATGCTTGGTTGCTGCAGAATGCGCCGATTTCGCTGGTTGCGACCTATGCCTATGTTAATCCGCTGGTGGCGGTGTTTTTAGGTAACTGGTTCGTGCAAGAACCGCTCACGCCGCGCATTCTGAGTGCATCGACTGTCATCATCGGGGCTATCATCTTTATGAACAGCGAGCACAGTTCACGGGTCAAGCCGGCAGCGGCGCGAGGCGTGAGCAAATGA
- the ribB gene encoding 3,4-dihydroxy-2-butanone-4-phosphate synthase, with translation MNQTLLTPFGDANERVEYALAALRRGQGVLVTDDEARENEGDLIFAAETLSVPQMAMLIRHCSGIVCLCLPEEKTQSLGLPMMAEHNSSRYSTAFTVSIEAAHGVTTGVSAADRVRTVQAAIAADAKADDLRRPGHVFPLKARPGGVLERAGHTEVTVDLMRLAGLKPYGVLCELTNPDGSMARLAEIVEFGRCHQMPVLTVADVIAYRLARESPALSLVSERLTAIA, from the coding sequence ATGAATCAGACTTTATTGACCCCGTTCGGCGATGCGAACGAACGCGTGGAATACGCGTTAGCCGCTTTGCGTCGAGGGCAGGGAGTGTTAGTCACCGATGACGAGGCGCGCGAGAACGAGGGCGACCTCATATTTGCCGCCGAAACCCTCAGTGTGCCGCAAATGGCTATGCTGATTCGACATTGTAGCGGCATTGTTTGCCTTTGCTTGCCGGAAGAAAAAACCCAATCTTTAGGGTTACCGATGATGGCGGAGCATAATTCCAGCCGCTACAGTACGGCTTTTACCGTCTCAATCGAAGCGGCACACGGTGTCACCACTGGCGTCTCAGCGGCTGATCGGGTTCGGACTGTGCAAGCGGCGATTGCGGCCGATGCCAAAGCGGATGATTTACGCCGGCCCGGCCATGTATTTCCATTAAAGGCCCGGCCGGGCGGCGTATTGGAGCGCGCTGGTCATACCGAAGTGACGGTGGATTTAATGCGGTTGGCTGGGCTTAAGCCTTACGGCGTGTTATGCGAACTGACCAACCCCGACGGCTCGATGGCGCGCCTGGCGGAAATCGTCGAGTTTGGCCGTTGCCATCAGATGCCGGTATTGACCGTCGCTGATGTGATTGCCTACCGTTTGGCACGCGAATCGCCGGCGTTATCTTTGGTATCGGAACGTTTGACAGCTATCGCTTGA
- a CDS encoding helix-turn-helix domain-containing protein, with amino-acid sequence MKETPRLYKRAALGDNPFDALWDIRDGRTYFTGPLYYNASHQHGAPVFLASLYGKFRLRLQGGDWLWCCTAVIPAGVLHELDVGGEPITVLYIEPTVAGADAFKPLINNSRALDGALVGNGGEIRFMRDLYEDRYKPDWTTEPLLDLLGYAKRRAHSAVIDPRLTRVVDYLSEYGDDLTPVMTWAMQAGLSPSRFQHLFTEQIGVPFRRYRAWNRMRKAIRKIIRGQNFTTAAHASGFTDSAHFSHEFRKTFGAPATIGLHRLARLQP; translated from the coding sequence ATGAAGGAAACACCGCGCTTGTACAAACGTGCTGCACTCGGCGATAACCCGTTCGACGCACTATGGGATATTCGCGACGGCCGTACGTATTTCACCGGTCCTTTGTACTACAACGCCAGCCACCAGCACGGCGCGCCGGTATTTCTGGCTAGCCTCTACGGCAAGTTTCGCTTGCGTCTCCAAGGCGGCGATTGGCTGTGGTGCTGCACTGCCGTTATTCCGGCCGGAGTGTTGCATGAACTGGATGTCGGCGGCGAGCCGATTACCGTACTGTATATCGAGCCTACCGTCGCCGGCGCCGACGCCTTCAAGCCGCTGATCAACAATAGCCGGGCGCTCGACGGCGCCTTGGTCGGCAACGGCGGCGAAATTCGTTTCATGCGCGACTTGTACGAAGACCGCTACAAGCCGGACTGGACGACGGAACCGCTGCTGGACCTACTGGGATACGCCAAGCGGCGCGCCCACTCCGCCGTCATCGATCCGCGCCTGACGCGTGTCGTCGATTATTTATCCGAATACGGCGACGACCTAACACCGGTGATGACCTGGGCCATGCAAGCCGGTTTGTCGCCGTCGCGCTTTCAGCACCTGTTTACCGAACAGATCGGTGTGCCGTTCCGGCGTTATCGCGCCTGGAACCGGATGCGCAAGGCGATTCGTAAAATCATACGCGGCCAAAACTTTACCACAGCGGCACACGCCTCCGGCTTTACCGACTCCGCGCATTTCAGCCACGAATTTCGCAAAACCTTCGGCGCACCGGCTACGATAGGCCTGCACCGATTGGCGAGGTTGCAGCCTTAA
- a CDS encoding YybH family protein has protein sequence MAYHPLKQVIEAADKAITEEDFDSLMAFYADDATHVIKPGLIATGKEQIHKAFLAIAEYFNHSLVVKQGAMHVIRSGNTALVIMETVLETTDNTGVTSCISRRATYVFREDPAGKWLCVIDNSYGTDLLGAM, from the coding sequence ATGGCATACCATCCACTTAAACAAGTTATCGAAGCTGCTGACAAAGCAATCACTGAAGAGGACTTCGATTCATTGATGGCTTTCTACGCAGACGATGCAACGCATGTCATCAAGCCAGGCTTGATTGCAACAGGCAAGGAACAAATCCATAAGGCGTTCCTCGCAATTGCCGAATATTTCAACCATAGTCTTGTGGTCAAGCAAGGCGCGATGCATGTCATTCGGAGCGGGAATACGGCTCTAGTAATCATGGAAACCGTTCTGGAAACGACCGATAACACAGGTGTGACGAGTTGCATCTCACGACGCGCCACCTATGTATTCCGGGAGGACCCTGCCGGCAAGTGGCTTTGTGTTATTGATAATTCGTATGGCACTGACTTACTGGGAGCCATGTAA
- a CDS encoding AAA family ATPase: protein MSKLLPTLHLLCGKIASGKSTLAKELAKTPDTVILSEDTWLAHLYPDDIKTVADYVRCASNLRGAIGPHVTDLLRIGVSVVLDFPANTVANRKWMRSLIDRVESEHVLHFLDVSDDKCLTRLRARNTSGTHAFVVADTEFDLITSYFVAPQQEEGFNIIRY, encoded by the coding sequence ATGTCAAAACTACTGCCAACACTGCATCTGCTCTGCGGAAAAATCGCCTCTGGCAAATCGACATTGGCAAAGGAACTGGCCAAGACTCCGGACACGGTGATCCTCAGCGAGGACACTTGGCTTGCACATCTATATCCAGACGACATCAAGACTGTGGCGGACTATGTTCGGTGTGCTTCAAATTTGCGTGGCGCGATCGGGCCACACGTGACCGATTTACTTCGTATAGGTGTGTCCGTGGTATTAGATTTTCCAGCCAACACCGTCGCAAACCGAAAATGGATGAGATCTCTTATCGACAGAGTCGAATCGGAGCATGTACTGCATTTTCTTGATGTGTCGGATGACAAATGCTTGACACGTTTACGTGCGAGAAACACGTCTGGCACTCACGCTTTTGTAGTGGCTGATACCGAATTTGACCTAATCACGAGTTACTTCGTAGCCCCTCAGCAGGAAGAGGGTTTCAACATTATTCGATATTAG
- a CDS encoding TfoX/Sxy family protein: MSEFIAYLPEVFELFGSIQIRKMFGGYGVYHDGLMFALVADETLYLKADAENAKFFEEQGLAQFAYQREGKMAKMSYYKAPAEFMEEREQAAIWARRSYDAALRAQRKKRKSKTDTTVIRHLD, encoded by the coding sequence ATGAGCGAGTTTATCGCCTATCTGCCGGAAGTGTTCGAACTGTTCGGGAGCATTCAGATCCGCAAGATGTTCGGGGGCTATGGGGTCTACCACGATGGCTTGATGTTTGCCCTGGTGGCCGACGAGACCCTTTATCTCAAGGCGGATGCTGAAAATGCAAAGTTTTTCGAGGAACAGGGGCTTGCGCAATTCGCCTATCAGCGGGAAGGCAAGATGGCGAAAATGTCGTATTACAAGGCACCTGCTGAGTTTATGGAAGAGCGCGAGCAGGCCGCTATCTGGGCGCGCCGCTCGTACGATGCGGCATTACGGGCTCAGCGTAAAAAACGCAAAAGCAAAACGGACACGACAGTGATACGCCATTTAGACTGA
- a CDS encoding serine hydrolase domain-containing protein: MKTYLTYLSAILLLLSGCAGSPPLKPDNVQRGDYSYLKAHLSWLIEQEMSEQDVEGLSIAVVDDQQVVWSQGFGYADQARQIAATPETVYRVGSVSKLFTDTLVMQLAEQGKLDIDQPLQTYLPNFAIKSRFPDAGPITARNVMTHHSGLPGDRGNGMWTKTPAPFSQLVGKLKDEYVAYPPNRIWAYSNLGITLLGAMLERLTGQDFSSYADWQLLKPLGMTNAAFSLGIEGELASKAYKNDHEQTEVALRDMPAGGLNANVLDLSRFIAMVLADGKTNGRLILKPETLHEMLRQQNQDVALDVGTKTGLGWFLTSKPGIGEVAAHGGATLFHRSLLTVAPEHKLGVVLLANSPPTGDLIDKVTDKALKLAVAIKTGMPPPEETETPVVETRGLTPQEQQLAAGHYATALGYIKLTADGDTLSTELNGNSMDLVGRADGKFGIRYKLLGLIPLQPKQLAEVGVSVRHVDGHDLALAHWHGQTFVLGEKIQPVAIPDSMRSRLGEYEIVNLAEGAAMVPEKCALRERDGFLMLEYSIPTFDMNNLTFPIAPVSENAAVILGLGRGMQETVRLETINGQDFVAYSGYLLRKK, from the coding sequence ATGAAAACCTATTTGACCTATTTAAGCGCGATATTGCTTTTGCTAAGCGGTTGCGCCGGTTCCCCGCCGTTAAAACCGGATAACGTGCAACGCGGCGATTACAGTTACCTCAAGGCTCATCTTTCCTGGCTGATTGAACAGGAAATGTCCGAACAGGATGTGGAAGGCTTAAGCATCGCCGTGGTGGACGATCAGCAGGTCGTCTGGTCGCAAGGTTTCGGCTACGCCGATCAAGCCAGGCAGATTGCCGCGACACCGGAAACGGTTTATCGAGTCGGCTCCGTCTCCAAACTCTTCACCGATACGCTGGTGATGCAACTCGCCGAGCAAGGCAAGCTGGATATTGATCAACCGTTGCAAACCTATCTGCCAAATTTCGCGATCAAAAGCCGCTTCCCGGACGCCGGACCTATTACAGCGCGCAATGTCATGACCCATCATTCCGGTTTGCCGGGCGATAGAGGCAATGGCATGTGGACTAAAACTCCGGCGCCGTTCAGTCAGCTTGTCGGCAAGCTGAAAGACGAATACGTCGCCTATCCGCCCAATCGTATCTGGGCCTATTCGAATCTGGGCATCACCTTGTTAGGGGCGATGTTGGAAAGGCTTACCGGCCAGGATTTCAGCAGTTATGCCGACTGGCAGCTGTTAAAACCGCTTGGGATGACGAATGCGGCATTTTCGCTTGGCATCGAGGGGGAACTGGCCTCGAAAGCCTATAAGAATGATCACGAACAGACGGAAGTGGCACTGCGCGATATGCCGGCCGGGGGCTTGAACGCGAATGTCTTGGACCTAAGCCGCTTTATCGCCATGGTCTTGGCGGACGGCAAAACCAATGGCCGGCTCATATTGAAACCGGAAACCCTGCATGAAATGCTGCGGCAGCAAAACCAGGATGTGGCGCTGGATGTGGGTACCAAAACCGGTTTGGGTTGGTTCTTGACCAGCAAGCCCGGTATCGGCGAAGTGGCCGCACACGGCGGCGCAACACTGTTTCACCGTAGCCTGCTGACGGTGGCGCCGGAACACAAGCTGGGCGTGGTCCTGTTGGCAAATTCCCCGCCCACCGGCGACTTGATCGACAAAGTCACCGATAAAGCCCTAAAACTGGCGGTTGCGATAAAAACCGGTATGCCGCCGCCGGAGGAAACCGAAACACCCGTGGTCGAAACCCGCGGCTTAACCCCGCAAGAACAGCAGTTGGCGGCCGGGCACTATGCAACCGCGCTGGGCTACATCAAGTTAACGGCGGATGGCGATACCCTGTCCACGGAGTTGAACGGTAACAGCATGGATTTGGTCGGTAGAGCCGATGGTAAATTCGGCATTCGCTACAAGCTGTTGGGTTTGATACCGCTACAACCCAAGCAACTGGCCGAAGTGGGCGTGTCGGTGCGCCATGTCGACGGCCATGACCTGGCGCTGGCCCATTGGCACGGCCAAACCTTTGTGTTGGGAGAAAAAATTCAACCGGTAGCGATTCCCGACTCCATGCGTAGTCGTCTGGGCGAATACGAGATTGTGAATCTTGCCGAAGGTGCGGCGATGGTTCCGGAAAAATGCGCGCTACGCGAACGGGACGGTTTTTTGATGCTGGAGTATTCCATCCCCACTTTCGACATGAATAATCTGACTTTTCCCATTGCACCGGTATCGGAAAATGCAGCCGTCATTCTTGGGCTGGGACGAGGCATGCAGGAAACCGTTCGGCTGGAGACGATCAATGGCCAAGATTTTGTCGCCTATTCCGGATATTTATTGCGGAAAAAATAA
- a CDS encoding Lrp/AsnC family transcriptional regulator yields MELDRYDRQILNILQADGRISNQELADRIGLSPSPCLRRVRALEEGGLIVGYRALLDAKALGLTLMALIHISMDQHTPERFSAFEAAVAGIPEVMECLLITGQTADYQLKVMVKDLDAYQELLLKRITSIPGVTGVHSSFVLRRVVDKTAFPVGVGL; encoded by the coding sequence ATGGAACTGGATCGATACGACAGACAAATTTTGAACATCCTGCAAGCCGACGGCCGCATCAGCAATCAGGAGCTGGCCGATCGCATCGGCTTGTCGCCGTCGCCTTGCTTACGACGGGTGCGGGCATTGGAGGAGGGCGGCTTGATCGTCGGCTACCGGGCGCTGCTGGATGCCAAAGCCTTGGGTCTGACGCTGATGGCCTTGATCCACATCTCGATGGACCAACACACGCCGGAACGTTTCAGCGCCTTTGAAGCGGCGGTTGCCGGGATTCCGGAAGTGATGGAATGTCTGTTGATCACCGGCCAGACCGCCGATTACCAGCTCAAGGTTATGGTCAAGGACTTGGACGCCTACCAGGAATTGCTGCTGAAACGTATCACTAGTATTCCGGGCGTGACCGGGGTGCATTCCAGCTTCGTGTTGCGGCGCGTGGTGGATAAGACGGCGTTTCCGGTCGGGGTAGGGCTATGA
- the leuA gene encoding 2-isopropylmalate synthase: MLTNPSCKHHPFPPVALADRRWPNHTMTQAPIWMSTDLRDGNQALFEPMNAERKLRLFRTLCGICFKEIEVAFPSASQTDFDFVRRLIDNALIPDDVTIEVLSHAREPLLRRTVEALHGARSAIVHIVNATSLPFRELVLGMSRAEVLAMAVNAVRLVKQLTADQPQTQWRLQYSLETFSATEPDFAVEFCDAVSAAWGATPDNKIILNLPASVETATPNVYADQIEWMHRHIGRRDSVILSVHPHNDRGTAVAAAELALMAGAERVEGCLFGNGERSGNVDLVTLALNLYTQGVTPGLDFSDIDAVVREFEACTGLNVPPRQPYAGELVFTAFSGSHQDAIKKGFAAQQPGSIWNVPYLPFDPADVGRGYDAVIRINSQSGKGGIAHLLESHYGVVLPRRLQVEFSQVVQGHTDCQGGEIGAEQLWQLFAQTYLDVAKPLRYLDHQLFEHAQGQGIQLQIECDGEPRDLTGVGNGPIAAAVQALGSLGGAVSVCSYEERSVGSGGDAQACAFVELTAANGPTVFGVGMDANIVTASIKALLGGYNRLTKDTGFQRYHELERGGFTALARQP, encoded by the coding sequence ATGTTGACCAATCCTTCTTGCAAACACCATCCATTCCCACCTGTGGCGCTTGCCGACCGCCGATGGCCCAACCACACGATGACTCAAGCGCCGATCTGGATGAGCACCGACTTGCGCGACGGCAACCAGGCCTTGTTCGAACCTATGAACGCCGAACGCAAATTGCGCCTGTTCCGCACCTTGTGCGGCATCTGTTTCAAGGAAATCGAAGTGGCGTTTCCGTCGGCTTCGCAGACTGATTTTGATTTCGTGCGCCGCTTGATAGACAACGCGTTGATCCCCGACGACGTCACCATCGAAGTGCTAAGCCACGCTCGTGAGCCATTGTTGCGCCGCACCGTCGAAGCTTTGCACGGCGCGCGCTCGGCCATCGTCCATATCGTCAACGCCACATCCCTACCGTTTCGCGAATTGGTATTGGGCATGAGCCGGGCCGAAGTATTGGCGATGGCCGTCAATGCGGTGCGGCTGGTCAAACAATTGACCGCCGACCAGCCGCAAACCCAGTGGCGCTTGCAATACAGCCTGGAAACCTTCAGCGCCACCGAGCCGGATTTCGCCGTCGAGTTTTGCGATGCGGTCAGCGCCGCCTGGGGCGCGACGCCGGACAACAAGATCATCTTGAATTTGCCGGCGTCGGTGGAAACGGCGACGCCGAACGTTTACGCCGACCAGATCGAATGGATGCATCGTCATATCGGCCGCCGCGACAGCGTTATCCTCAGCGTGCATCCGCACAACGACCGCGGCACCGCGGTAGCCGCCGCCGAACTGGCGTTGATGGCCGGCGCCGAGCGCGTCGAGGGTTGCTTGTTCGGCAACGGCGAACGCAGCGGTAACGTGGATTTGGTGACGCTGGCGTTGAATCTGTATACCCAAGGCGTGACGCCGGGCTTGGATTTTTCCGACATCGATGCGGTGGTGCGTGAGTTCGAGGCCTGTACCGGCCTAAACGTGCCGCCGCGCCAACCCTATGCCGGCGAGTTGGTGTTCACCGCGTTTTCCGGCTCGCACCAGGACGCCATCAAGAAAGGCTTTGCCGCCCAGCAGCCCGGTAGCATCTGGAACGTGCCGTATCTGCCGTTCGATCCGGCCGACGTCGGCCGCGGTTACGATGCGGTGATCCGCATCAACAGCCAGTCCGGCAAGGGCGGCATCGCGCACCTACTAGAAAGTCATTATGGTGTGGTGCTGCCGCGCCGTCTGCAGGTGGAGTTTTCGCAAGTGGTGCAAGGCCATACCGACTGCCAAGGCGGCGAAATCGGCGCGGAACAGTTGTGGCAGCTATTTGCCCAGACTTATCTCGATGTGGCAAAGCCCTTGCGTTACCTCGACCATCAATTGTTCGAGCATGCGCAAGGGCAAGGCATACAGCTGCAAATCGAGTGTGACGGTGAACCGCGCGATTTAACCGGCGTGGGTAACGGACCGATAGCCGCGGCCGTCCAGGCTTTAGGCTCGCTCGGCGGCGCAGTGTCGGTGTGCAGCTACGAGGAACGCTCGGTCGGCAGTGGCGGCGATGCCCAAGCCTGCGCCTTTGTCGAACTAACGGCTGCGAACGGCCCAACCGTCTTTGGCGTCGGCATGGACGCTAACATCGTCACCGCATCGATCAAAGCCCTACTCGGAGGCTACAACCGTTTGACCAAAGATACAGGCTTTCAGCGATATCACGAGTTAGAAAGAGGCGGTTTTACCGCGCTAGCGCGCCAGCCGTAA
- a CDS encoding methyltransferase domain-containing protein — MNTYRWNAQDYAQNSQAQQQWAKELITQLQLSGHENVLDLGCGDGKVTAEIARIVNRGAVVGIDNSEAMIALAQSRYPKQQYPNLSFQVMDAVNLSFADCFDVVFSNAALHWVKQHQPVIGGLYRSLKTGGKILLHMGGKGDAANMRAAIDRVKDSAPWSQYFVGFEFPYTFSAVDEYPVMLDAAGFNVKRLELVAKDMNHDGREGLASWIRTTWLPYTHRIPENHRESFIEAVCSSYLDQVPLCADGQAHVAMVLLEVEAEKSAKLKPTFP, encoded by the coding sequence TTGAACACTTACCGCTGGAACGCCCAGGATTATGCCCAAAACTCGCAAGCCCAACAGCAATGGGCTAAGGAACTGATCACGCAATTGCAGTTAAGCGGCCACGAAAATGTACTGGACTTGGGTTGCGGCGATGGCAAAGTCACGGCTGAAATCGCCAGAATCGTCAATCGCGGCGCAGTGGTCGGCATCGACAACTCGGAAGCGATGATAGCGCTGGCCCAAAGCCGATACCCGAAGCAGCAATATCCCAACCTGTCGTTCCAAGTCATGGATGCGGTGAACTTAAGCTTTGCTGACTGTTTTGACGTGGTTTTCTCCAACGCGGCGCTGCATTGGGTCAAGCAACATCAACCTGTGATCGGCGGCTTATACCGAAGCCTGAAAACCGGCGGCAAAATCCTGCTGCACATGGGCGGCAAAGGCGATGCGGCCAACATGCGGGCGGCGATTGACCGGGTCAAGGATTCGGCGCCATGGTCGCAGTATTTTGTCGGCTTCGAGTTTCCGTATACCTTTTCAGCGGTCGATGAATACCCGGTGATGCTGGACGCCGCCGGCTTTAATGTCAAACGGCTCGAACTCGTCGCCAAGGACATGAACCACGACGGACGGGAAGGTCTGGCGAGCTGGATTCGAACCACCTGGCTGCCGTACACGCACAGGATTCCCGAAAACCATAGAGAATCGTTTATCGAAGCGGTCTGTTCGAGTTACCTAGATCAAGTGCCGTTGTGTGCGGACGGCCAAGCCCATGTGGCGATGGTCTTGCTCGAGGTCGAAGCGGAGAAATCGGCAAAACTTAAGCCGACGTTTCCCTGA
- a CDS encoding helix-turn-helix domain-containing protein codes for MMFNSTRFALARKRRGITKRALAERIEVSERSVSAYECGATIPEPETVNRISRVLGFPVAFFCASDVDELKPDIASFRALTKMTSSQRAMALGAGSIALLLSEWIEQRFDLPQTKMPDFDRNGLRASSISQAAPRSDQGDLYPAAGEEHDPEAYSDALRHYWGLGELPIRNMISLLESNGIRVFSLAIDAREVDAFSMWYGGKPYVFLNTNKTAERCRFDAAHELGHLIMHRHGAPQGQEAERDANAFASAFLMPRKSILANAPRSATLPSLIAHKKYWTVSAAALNYRLHSLGLTTDWTYRTLCVQLSQYGRNKEPDGSSFETSQVLSKVFAALRAEGVSKNDVASELMVLPQEIDELTFGLMLTALGGRKDRDLIADGKSARRPNLTIVK; via the coding sequence ATGATGTTTAATTCCACTCGCTTTGCCTTGGCTAGAAAGCGCCGTGGCATTACAAAGCGCGCACTCGCAGAGCGAATTGAAGTTTCAGAACGTTCGGTATCCGCTTATGAATGTGGAGCTACCATTCCCGAACCTGAAACCGTAAATCGAATATCTCGCGTCTTGGGTTTTCCCGTGGCCTTTTTCTGTGCTTCGGATGTGGATGAACTAAAACCGGATATTGCGAGTTTTAGAGCTTTGACAAAAATGACATCATCTCAACGAGCTATGGCGCTTGGTGCTGGAAGCATTGCTCTCTTGTTGAGCGAATGGATTGAACAACGCTTTGACTTACCTCAAACCAAGATGCCTGATTTCGACAGAAATGGATTACGAGCGAGCTCAATTTCACAAGCGGCTCCCAGGTCGGATCAAGGCGATCTATATCCAGCAGCAGGTGAAGAGCATGATCCAGAAGCCTACTCCGATGCACTCAGGCATTATTGGGGGCTAGGAGAATTGCCAATTAGGAACATGATTTCATTGCTGGAGTCAAATGGTATACGCGTATTTTCGTTGGCTATTGATGCCAGGGAAGTTGATGCATTTTCGATGTGGTATGGCGGTAAGCCGTACGTGTTTCTTAACACCAACAAGACAGCGGAACGCTGCCGTTTCGATGCCGCGCATGAACTGGGACATTTGATTATGCATAGGCACGGCGCGCCACAGGGGCAAGAGGCGGAAAGGGATGCAAATGCGTTTGCCTCAGCGTTCCTTATGCCTAGAAAGAGCATTTTGGCAAACGCACCACGTTCGGCTACGCTACCCAGCCTAATAGCTCACAAGAAATATTGGACGGTTTCCGCTGCTGCCTTGAACTACCGATTGCACTCACTTGGTCTCACGACGGATTGGACCTATAGAACTCTTTGCGTGCAACTATCCCAATATGGGCGTAACAAAGAACCGGATGGATCGTCTTTTGAAACTTCGCAAGTCTTATCGAAGGTATTTGCAGCATTACGAGCGGAAGGGGTTTCTAAAAATGATGTCGCTAGTGAATTGATGGTTTTACCTCAAGAAATAGATGAACTGACATTCGGACTAATGCTTACAGCACTTGGTGGTCGAAAGGATCGTGATCTCATTGCGGATGGCAAGTCGGCGAGGCGACCAAATTTGACTATTGTCAAATAA
- a CDS encoding cupin domain-containing protein, producing the protein MTESTFPIAIVAEQVPPRARKSLYPQAILDVHGARLEGREKRALGDLFGLQNFGVNLTKLEPGAISALRHAHAKQDEFIYILQGCPTLYTDAGPTPLSPGMCAGFKAGSGDAHRLVNETASDVVYLEIGDRSAGDQVVYPDDDLLAAFVDNSFRFAHKDGTPY; encoded by the coding sequence ATGACTGAGTCAACGTTCCCAATTGCCATCGTAGCGGAGCAAGTGCCGCCACGGGCGAGAAAATCTTTGTATCCGCAAGCCATTTTGGACGTGCATGGCGCCCGGTTGGAAGGTCGGGAAAAGCGGGCGTTAGGCGATTTGTTCGGCCTGCAAAACTTCGGTGTCAATCTGACCAAGTTGGAACCCGGCGCGATTTCCGCGTTGCGCCATGCTCATGCCAAACAGGACGAGTTCATCTACATCTTGCAAGGCTGCCCAACCCTGTACACCGACGCCGGCCCCACGCCCTTGTCGCCCGGCATGTGCGCCGGTTTTAAAGCCGGCAGCGGCGACGCCCACCGGCTGGTCAACGAAACGGCGAGCGACGTCGTCTATCTGGAAATCGGCGACCGCAGCGCGGGTGACCAAGTCGTCTACCCGGACGACGACTTGCTGGCTGCGTTTGTCGATAATAGCTTCCGCTTCGCCCACAAGGACGGTACGCCATATTGA